A DNA window from Candidatus Cloacimonadota bacterium contains the following coding sequences:
- the trmL gene encoding tRNA (uridine(34)/cytosine(34)/5-carboxymethylaminomethyluridine(34)-2'-O)-methyltransferase TrmL: MPLNIVLYQPEIPANTGNIGRLCVGANARLHLVKPMKFFLTDKYIKRAGLDYWEKLDLQLHNSWETFLEFSEGGRKIYFTTKTDKKYTSFQFQKDDFLIFGPESRGIPENILKANWDNALTIPMSSKIRSINLSNSVAVVVYEAIRQLGGL; encoded by the coding sequence ATGCCACTTAATATAGTATTGTATCAGCCGGAAATTCCCGCAAATACTGGAAATATCGGCAGATTGTGTGTAGGTGCGAATGCACGCCTGCATTTGGTAAAACCGATGAAGTTTTTTTTAACAGATAAATATATTAAACGAGCTGGTTTGGATTATTGGGAAAAATTGGATTTGCAATTACACAATTCTTGGGAAACGTTTTTAGAATTTTCAGAGGGTGGGAGAAAAATATATTTTACCACTAAAACGGATAAAAAATATACCTCATTTCAATTTCAGAAAGATGATTTTTTGATCTTCGGTCCGGAATCGCGAGGAATTCCTGAGAATATTCTCAAAGCAAACTGGGATAACGCACTCACTATTCCGATGAGCAGTAAAATTCGTTCAATTAATTTGAGTAATAGTGTGGCTGTAGTTGTTTATGAAGCGATTCGCCAATTGGGTGGTTTGTAG
- a CDS encoding HAD family phosphatase, with product MLIKGILFDLDGVIVDTLHYHFLAWKEMFGRMGGKVQELTVLLHEGRSSKELMPILLEEAGLEFPKEKWDNFIETKREYYRSIVNVTFYPQVIETITKLKKSGYKLALITACAKKNMHKALSDEHQSLFDVIVTGDDMPRGKPNPDPYEIGRDKLKLKNGECLVVENAPLGILSAKAAGITCAAVSTTLPKKYLQKADIFLNHIEDIFKYLVSVRKVRIRRR from the coding sequence ATGTTAATCAAAGGAATTCTATTTGACTTGGATGGTGTAATTGTTGACACACTTCATTACCACTTTCTTGCATGGAAAGAGATGTTTGGAAGAATGGGCGGTAAGGTTCAAGAACTTACCGTCCTTCTTCATGAAGGGAGAAGTTCAAAAGAACTTATGCCGATCTTGTTGGAAGAAGCCGGTCTTGAATTTCCTAAAGAAAAATGGGATAACTTTATTGAGACAAAACGGGAATATTACCGCTCCATTGTAAATGTTACTTTCTATCCTCAGGTAATTGAGACAATTACAAAACTAAAAAAATCAGGTTATAAATTGGCTCTCATTACCGCTTGTGCGAAAAAAAATATGCATAAAGCACTTTCGGATGAACATCAATCTTTATTCGATGTGATCGTAACCGGAGATGACATGCCCCGCGGAAAACCTAATCCCGATCCCTATGAAATCGGAAGAGATAAATTGAAATTAAAAAATGGTGAATGTCTCGTTGTAGAAAATGCTCCTCTTGGGATTCTTTCGGCAAAAGCAGCCGGAATTACTTGCGCTGCAGTTTCCACAACCCTCCCCAAAAAGTATTTGCAAAAAGCCGATATTTTTCTAAATCATATTGAAGATATTTTTAAATATTTAGTGTCTGTCCGTAAAGTAAGGATTCGACGCAGATGA